tagaaaTTTGACTATCTGAAATCTGTACAGGTCATCTTGAGAAACGGATGCCTTGCAGGGTTGCTAGGCAACCCACAGGTGATTGACATGACGTACACCTTCGACGACACCACTGTGAACTGGCCAACCCACGAACCTTTCCGCCTTAAAAACATATTCAGAGGCTACCATCCAAACGGGTACTATTACGAAGGCAGTTCCTATGAGGGATACGAACATAGCGGCACGCACGTGGACGCGCCTTCGCACTTTTGCAAAGACAAGTGGCGAAGTGAGTGGACTGAACTTAGGCATCGTTTCTACGTGACGTCATCGCTATGCTCcccgccatgttggtggtcttatttgcatattagTGAAACATATCCCAGGACTTTGGACGCTCTCAAATAACCACTATCAAATGCCTGTAACTCAATGAAGAAAATTCCAGAAGGACGCTATAGCTAGCtacaaaacaaagaattttgtgtttgtttgagaTATGGTCATTAAAATGCAAATAATATAGAAACCTTACATCACTTCCCTTGACAAATAGAAATCTTCTTTAGTCTAAATATATTGTTCCTTGTACATGTCATATCACTCTATGgtgaaagggggggggggagcttgGAACCATGAAATCTGGTAACATTTCTCTCTGCCCTGCAATAACTATCATCGAAAGATCCAACGTTATTTCATGCCCTCCAGTGGACGCTGTTCCACTAGACCGTCTGATGGGCCCGGCTGTGGTTGTGGACGTGTCCAACAAGACAGAGAACAACGCGGACTACACGGTAACGGCTCAAGACTTCCAGGACTGGGAGGAGAAGAACGGCAGGATTCCTGACGGATCCATCGTGCTAGGTGGGTGTGTAGTGTAGTTGTGTAGTTGGGTGTTGTTTCTACTAGTATATCCGATGATGCTTTTGTCCCGTCGGGTAGTGTACGGGTCGTTTTTGCACTATCCGGCGTGAACCCTTCGTTTTCCCCTGGGACACTTTGCCTCTACCGGGATATTTTGGCACGACCGGGCCCTGTATTGTATTTTAACTCGGAGTTAAAACCAACCGGGACCTGGTAATAGATAAACGCCGTGTGATAACAGCGAGCACACTTAGACTGCACGTTTGGGCATCGGTTTGGAAATGCATGTCcgccggtttggaaatgcatgtccgccggtttggaaatgcaTGTCAACCGAATTCAGAGATTAACCTGCTATGAGCtctatttgaaatttgaaaaacgTCTAAGTGTAGTAGGTGCTTTAGTAAGTCCTGTTTTACAGGATGTTGTTCGTCATATTTAAACGTAGGGAAATTCAGTTGatagagtaaaaaaaatcataggaAAATTCTGCTTACATCTTACGCCAGTTCGAACCGGCTGGGGGCAGTACTGGCCGGACAAACGCCAGTTCCTGGGAACAGACACTGCCGACAAATCCTTGCTGCACTTCCCTGGAATAGACCCAGAGGGCGCCCGTTGGCTGGTACAGAACAGAGGCATGCACGCTGTCGGCATTGACACCGGGTCTCTCAGTTCTGGACAATCAACTGTGAGTTCAATACATCTCTTCTTATCCTGGCatgaaacttgctggatagATATTATATAAATCAGGGCAActactagaaaaaaaacgtcATATTATTCGGACGGTATCGACATTTAAAAATTCGTCAACACATTCTCAAACAAATTGAAATACCATCTATAACTATCAGCGATGAAAATTCATATATCTGCTATCGTTGAGTACATAATCAGCAATCCGTCCTAACATTTTTTCTCTCGGGCCATTGTCGGTCTGATTTACCATTTTGTCATGGGCGTCGCCATgttgatttgtgacgtcattggtcGGGAATCTTGGACT
The sequence above is drawn from the Branchiostoma floridae strain S238N-H82 chromosome 4, Bfl_VNyyK, whole genome shotgun sequence genome and encodes:
- the LOC118414390 gene encoding isatin hydrolase-like; amino-acid sequence: MTYTFDDTTVNWPTHEPFRLKNIFRGYHPNGYYYEGSSYEGYEHSGTHVDAPSHFCKDKWRMDAVPLDRLMGPAVVVDVSNKTENNADYTVTAQDFQDWEEKNGRIPDGSIVLVRTGWGQYWPDKRQFLGTDTADKSLLHFPGIDPEGARWLVQNRGMHAVGIDTGSLSSGQSTNFVAHQILCEADIIGLESVANLDKLPPTGATVYALPLKIGEGSGGPARIIGIINNPEGGGGRDEL